A region from the Pirellulales bacterium genome encodes:
- a CDS encoding sulfatase-like hydrolase/transferase — translation MIRSWPLRWLPCLALLIVAACDAAIVIAADRPNVVLIISDDQAWTDYSFMGHPEIHTPHIDRLARDSATFTHGYVPSSLCCPSLASIITGQYPHQHRITCNDPAIPAGMSPQQFHQSAAFTQGREVMNRFLDETPTLPRILRTQDYLSLQTGKWWQGDYRRGGFTSGMTVGQRHGDEGLQIGRKTMQPIFDFVRAARTADKPFLVWYAPMMPHTPHNPPERLLSKYQHRASSLAVAKYWGMIDWFDETVGQLLDHLDEQGLADNTIVVYLADNGWIQSPEADRVAPKSKLSPYDGGLRTPIMVRWPGKIAPRTSAVPVLSLDVVPTILTALGQAPDKNMPGLNLLDERAVKNRPAIFGECFTHNAIDLEKPAANLRWRWAVAGPWKLIVPDRINEPNESVELYDLAHDPHETKNMAGQNADKVIELRALLDAWWNPATGT, via the coding sequence ATGATACGCTCTTGGCCATTGCGCTGGCTGCCATGCCTTGCGCTACTCATTGTCGCGGCTTGCGACGCCGCCATTGTCATCGCGGCCGATCGGCCGAACGTCGTACTCATCATTTCCGACGATCAGGCATGGACGGATTACTCGTTTATGGGGCATCCGGAGATCCACACTCCGCACATCGACCGGTTGGCCCGCGACAGCGCGACCTTTACGCACGGCTACGTTCCCAGCAGCTTATGCTGCCCGAGCCTGGCGTCGATCATCACAGGGCAGTATCCGCACCAGCACCGCATCACGTGTAACGATCCGGCGATCCCCGCGGGCATGTCGCCGCAGCAGTTCCATCAGTCGGCGGCTTTCACCCAGGGGCGCGAGGTGATGAATCGGTTCCTGGACGAGACGCCGACCTTGCCGCGGATTCTCCGCACCCAAGATTATCTAAGCCTGCAAACCGGCAAATGGTGGCAAGGAGATTATCGCCGCGGCGGATTCACCAGCGGCATGACCGTGGGGCAGCGCCATGGCGACGAAGGTTTGCAGATCGGCCGCAAAACGATGCAGCCGATTTTCGATTTTGTCCGCGCCGCGCGCACGGCGGACAAGCCATTTCTGGTGTGGTACGCGCCGATGATGCCGCACACGCCACACAATCCACCCGAGCGGCTGCTGAGCAAATACCAGCACCGCGCCAGCTCCCTTGCGGTGGCCAAGTACTGGGGCATGATCGACTGGTTCGACGAAACGGTCGGCCAACTGCTCGATCATCTCGACGAACAAGGACTGGCCGATAATACGATCGTCGTCTACCTGGCCGACAACGGCTGGATTCAAAGCCCCGAGGCCGATCGCGTGGCCCCCAAGTCCAAGCTATCTCCGTACGATGGCGGATTACGCACGCCGATCATGGTCCGTTGGCCCGGCAAGATCGCTCCCCGCACGTCAGCAGTTCCGGTGCTGTCGCTCGACGTAGTGCCCACGATCCTGACCGCACTGGGCCAGGCACCCGACAAGAACATGCCGGGTCTGAATCTGCTCGACGAGCGGGCCGTGAAGAATCGTCCAGCCATCTTCGGCGAATGCTTTACGCACAACGCCATCGACCTCGAAAAGCCGGCGGCCAATCTGCGCTGGCGTTGGGCAGTCGCGGGCCCGTGGAAATTGATCGTGCCCGATCGCATAAACGAACCGAACGAGTCCGTCGAACTCTACGACCTGGCCCACGACCCGCACGAGACCAAGAACATGGCCGGCCAAAATGCCGACAAGGTCATCGAGCTGCGTGCGCTGCTAGACGCCTGGTGGAACCCCGCCACAGGCACATAA
- a CDS encoding sugar nucleotide-binding protein — MFRRNSTHHELPLPLLITGIAGVAGYNALAYFQARYPGQVIGIRQQDNWRFQGEGIVPCNAEDPVGLASLFEKYQFRSVLDCAGNCALRACELDPELAWRINVDGVRNLVDCLAVRPARLVHLSIDLVFSGNGTGGHVEDDPTDPVTEYGRTMVASEQLIQAALPEACILRISLPMGVSFNGHAGAIDWIQSRFKKSRPATLYYDEVRTPHYTDCLNELCETMLSREIAGLFHAGGPRPLTLFQIAQVINRVGGYPPECLMGCLRAEAGPVPPRAGNVAMNCDKLAATLGYESFDPWPADPRFVPTHDTWHYERSADEPGSFELLSQVLYRNPLRR, encoded by the coding sequence ATGTTCCGTCGCAATTCAACGCATCACGAACTGCCGCTACCGCTGTTGATCACCGGGATTGCCGGTGTGGCGGGCTACAATGCGCTCGCGTATTTTCAGGCGCGCTATCCGGGCCAGGTGATCGGCATCCGCCAGCAGGATAATTGGCGATTTCAAGGCGAGGGCATTGTTCCATGCAACGCCGAAGATCCCGTGGGTCTGGCGAGCCTGTTTGAAAAGTACCAGTTCCGCAGCGTCTTGGATTGCGCTGGTAACTGCGCGCTGCGGGCCTGCGAACTCGATCCGGAGCTGGCGTGGCGCATCAACGTCGACGGTGTGCGCAACCTGGTCGATTGCCTGGCAGTGAGGCCAGCGCGATTGGTACACCTGTCGATCGATCTCGTTTTTTCCGGCAACGGTACGGGCGGACATGTCGAGGACGACCCGACCGATCCTGTGACCGAGTACGGCCGCACGATGGTCGCTTCTGAGCAGTTGATTCAAGCAGCGTTGCCCGAGGCTTGCATCCTGCGGATCTCGTTGCCGATGGGGGTCAGCTTCAACGGTCATGCCGGCGCGATCGATTGGATTCAATCGCGCTTCAAGAAGTCGCGACCGGCGACGCTTTACTACGACGAAGTGCGGACGCCGCACTACACCGACTGCTTGAACGAGCTGTGCGAAACGATGCTATCGCGCGAGATCGCCGGTTTGTTCCATGCCGGCGGACCGCGGCCGCTGACATTGTTTCAGATTGCCCAAGTGATCAATCGCGTGGGAGGTTACCCGCCCGAGTGTCTGATGGGATGCTTGCGGGCAGAAGCCGGTCCGGTGCCCCCGCGGGCTGGCAACGTGGCCATGAACTGCGACAAGCTGGCGGCCACATTGGGCTATGAGTCTTTCGACCCCTGGCCGGCCGACCCCCGTTTCGTGCCAACCCACGACACCTGGCACTACGAGCGATCGGCCGATGAACCTGGCTCGTTCGAGTTGCTATCGCAAGTGCTCTATCGCAATCCGCTACGACGCTGA
- a CDS encoding FAD:protein FMN transferase — MSRPTSNRREFLQGRAAADALAAAIDRVLPAPQADPSAAPAASESQDGDRYLVQYARQAMACQFAVLLNAGQYDEGAESAIAALDLVEQLEEQLTVYRDTSEVMLVNREAAAREVVLEPGVYALLSNAVRMARETGGAFDITAGPLVKTWGFYKRAGAIPSEHDLQTALARVGSQHIVLDDARHTIHFAKPGMELNLGAIGKGYALDRSAQLLADAGVADFLLHGGQSSVLARGSRGGAATGGWSVGLRDPLRPERRLAEIRLRDRALATSGATHQFFRHQGKRYGHILDPRTGWPAAGVFSSTALAPTAAEADALSTAFYTMGVEAARAFCADRAEIGMVLLYPDKQGSSVEVATAGLEAGDWRLLD, encoded by the coding sequence ATGTCGCGACCTACCAGCAATCGCCGTGAGTTCCTGCAAGGCCGCGCCGCGGCCGATGCACTGGCCGCGGCTATTGATAGGGTTCTTCCCGCCCCGCAGGCGGATCCATCGGCCGCGCCGGCAGCTTCGGAAAGCCAGGACGGCGACCGCTATTTGGTGCAATACGCACGGCAGGCCATGGCCTGCCAGTTCGCGGTGCTGCTCAACGCCGGGCAGTACGACGAGGGGGCCGAATCGGCGATCGCGGCGCTCGATCTAGTCGAGCAGTTGGAAGAACAACTGACCGTCTATCGCGACACGAGCGAGGTCATGCTCGTCAATCGGGAAGCCGCAGCCCGTGAAGTTGTACTCGAGCCGGGCGTCTATGCCCTGCTTTCGAACGCAGTGCGCATGGCGCGCGAGACGGGCGGGGCCTTCGACATAACCGCCGGTCCCCTGGTAAAGACCTGGGGGTTCTACAAGCGGGCCGGGGCCATCCCCAGCGAACATGATCTGCAAACGGCGCTCGCGCGCGTGGGCAGTCAGCATATTGTTCTCGACGACGCGCGCCACACGATCCACTTTGCCAAGCCTGGCATGGAGCTGAATCTGGGGGCGATCGGCAAGGGTTATGCCCTCGATCGGTCTGCACAGCTTCTGGCCGACGCGGGCGTGGCCGACTTTCTGCTGCACGGCGGACAAAGCAGCGTGCTGGCGCGGGGATCGCGCGGCGGAGCGGCAACCGGAGGCTGGTCGGTGGGCCTGCGCGATCCGCTGCGGCCCGAGCGTCGCCTGGCCGAAATTCGGTTGCGCGACCGGGCCCTGGCCACGTCGGGTGCCACCCACCAATTCTTTCGGCATCAGGGGAAGCGCTACGGGCATATTCTTGACCCGCGCACGGGGTGGCCGGCTGCCGGAGTCTTCTCGTCGACGGCCCTGGCTCCCACGGCGGCCGAAGCGGATGCCCTCTCGACGGCGTTCTATACAATGGGGGTCGAGGCGGCGCGGGCCTTTTGTGCCGATCGAGCGGAAATCGGAATGGTACTACTATATCCTGATAAGCAGGGAAGTTCGGTCGAAGTTGCCACGGCCGGGCTGGAAGCCGGCGATTGGCGGTTACTCGACTAA
- a CDS encoding fumarylacetoacetate hydrolase family protein encodes MRLCRFLHDRTPRAGFYGEEFIVPVAAAAKAFGDATHESLTLPSGDELIALLPGGEAHAVAAKLSAWLDRAGAALPQSARVPTATAHLLVPIPRPSKILLLAGNYAEHIREGGGVAAERAETFPYVFMKPPTTTLTDPGQPVKIPTISPGAIDWELELAVVIGRKAKGVKEADALSVVAGYTVLNDISNRKFRPNPGRKKREKDVFFDWMHGKWHDGFCPCGPCVTSADAVPDPQALEMRLRVSGQVKQDASTGLMVFPVAAVIEFISSFVTLEPGDIISTGTPSGVGNATGTYLKPGDVMEASIAGIGTLVTPLVAE; translated from the coding sequence ATGCGTCTCTGTCGGTTCCTTCACGATCGGACCCCGCGTGCCGGCTTCTACGGCGAAGAGTTTATTGTGCCCGTGGCGGCGGCTGCCAAAGCCTTTGGCGATGCCACGCATGAGTCGCTCACGTTGCCGTCTGGCGACGAGTTGATCGCGTTGTTGCCAGGGGGCGAGGCCCACGCCGTGGCAGCAAAACTGTCCGCCTGGCTCGATCGCGCTGGGGCTGCCCTGCCACAATCGGCCCGCGTTCCCACGGCAACCGCACACTTGCTGGTGCCGATCCCGCGCCCCAGCAAGATTCTGCTGCTGGCCGGCAACTATGCCGAGCATATTCGCGAAGGAGGCGGAGTGGCGGCCGAGCGCGCCGAGACTTTTCCTTACGTTTTCATGAAGCCGCCGACCACGACGCTTACCGATCCTGGCCAACCGGTGAAGATTCCCACGATCTCGCCCGGTGCGATCGATTGGGAACTGGAATTAGCCGTCGTCATCGGACGCAAGGCCAAGGGAGTTAAAGAGGCCGACGCACTGAGTGTGGTTGCCGGCTACACGGTGCTGAACGACATCTCGAATCGCAAGTTCCGTCCCAACCCGGGCCGCAAGAAACGCGAGAAGGATGTCTTCTTCGATTGGATGCACGGCAAATGGCATGACGGTTTTTGCCCCTGCGGACCCTGCGTGACCAGTGCCGATGCTGTGCCCGACCCGCAAGCATTGGAAATGAGGCTCCGCGTCAGCGGCCAGGTCAAGCAAGATGCCTCGACCGGGCTGATGGTCTTTCCGGTGGCGGCCGTGATTGAGTTCATATCGAGCTTCGTCACGCTCGAGCCGGGTGATATCATTTCCACCGGCACGCCCTCTGGTGTAGGAAACGCCACGGGCACGTACCTCAAGCCTGGCGACGTGATGGAAGCCAGCATCGCAGGGATCGGCACGTTGGTGACGCCGCTCGTGGCAGAGTGA
- a CDS encoding cytochrome c: protein MSNPTTILLTVLVVTFVAPCNMTVAQQPLNRPKGSRPAAKLAPPPKWERAVLETFFTDARERLGTGPAPGEATPQAADDATPSAPSLKVPSTVPSGSRWSPLVSSTTLENEVKAQVQPLATAVQTPTGFKGGAYKAAREELTLLGVLFGVIGQYDGEVRWQKDANSLRDLFGRAGSNCKVGTDNSFNEAKLRSQDLSELVRGGTLEARDAKEDFQWPEVANRPPLMKRMERSLRERLGPWTGSKGEFTKHRDAILHEAELLAVLARVIKTEGYEYADDATYREYVDQLERQCQEIIEATKNGELPKAQSAASQMNKTCDACHGDFRS, encoded by the coding sequence ATGTCAAATCCAACGACAATTCTCCTGACGGTGCTGGTCGTGACGTTTGTCGCGCCGTGCAATATGACGGTCGCCCAGCAGCCGTTAAACCGCCCCAAGGGGAGTCGCCCGGCTGCCAAGCTCGCCCCACCTCCCAAGTGGGAGCGCGCCGTTTTGGAAACGTTCTTCACCGATGCCCGAGAGCGCCTGGGCACCGGCCCCGCGCCAGGTGAGGCAACGCCCCAAGCGGCCGACGACGCCACACCGTCCGCTCCCTCGTTAAAAGTTCCGTCCACGGTCCCCAGTGGGTCACGATGGTCGCCGCTGGTCTCGTCGACCACTTTGGAAAACGAGGTCAAAGCCCAAGTACAGCCGCTCGCAACAGCCGTGCAGACGCCAACCGGATTCAAAGGGGGCGCCTATAAGGCCGCGCGCGAGGAACTGACGCTGCTGGGGGTATTGTTCGGCGTCATTGGCCAATACGACGGCGAGGTGCGCTGGCAGAAGGACGCCAACAGTCTGCGCGACCTGTTCGGGCGGGCCGGTTCCAACTGCAAAGTTGGCACCGATAATTCATTTAACGAAGCCAAGCTGCGCAGTCAGGATCTCAGCGAACTGGTTCGCGGCGGCACGCTGGAAGCCCGCGATGCCAAAGAGGATTTCCAATGGCCCGAGGTCGCCAATCGGCCGCCGCTGATGAAGCGGATGGAGCGTTCGCTGCGCGAACGACTGGGCCCCTGGACCGGCAGCAAGGGGGAATTCACCAAACATCGCGACGCGATCCTGCACGAGGCCGAGCTGTTGGCCGTGCTGGCCCGGGTCATCAAGACCGAGGGCTACGAGTACGCCGACGACGCGACGTATCGCGAATACGTCGACCAGCTCGAACGGCAATGCCAGGAAATCATCGAGGCCACGAAGAACGGCGAGCTGCCCAAAGCACAAAGCGCGGCCAGTCAGATGAACAAGACTTGCGACGCCTGCCACGGCGATTTCCGCAGTTGA
- the ppdK gene encoding pyruvate, phosphate dikinase — protein MASNVKYVYSFGRNGSDGDAKLRDLLGGKGANLAEMTKIGLPVPAGFTIGTNVCTYYYDHDRKYPPELRDAVTAAMAKIEAEMGAKFGSTTNPLLVSCRSGARESMPGMMDTVLNIGLNDQTVEALAKGSGNERFAWDSYRRFVQMYGDVVLDMKPKSKMDHDPFEELLDAKKKKVGVKNDSDLTAAHLKELVAEFKQAIKRGTGKDFPTEPMDQVWGAIGAVFGSWMNDRAVVYRRTYGIPHEWGTAVNVQAMVFGNLGDDCATGVAMTRDVALGLPGLNGDYLINAQGEDVVAGIRTPKRIEETLEKDMPKAYHELNEIGKKLEKHYKEVQDIEFTVQRDRVWMLQTRNAKRTGFAAVRIAVDLVNEGLITKQDALQPKRIPADDLNQLLQPIYDPQSKKAALAEGRMLAKGINAGPGAASGKICFHASDAEAQWLKDNKVELILVRRETSPEDLRGMKIAKGILTAFGGASSHAALVSRQMGKACIVGCSDLSVDYHKATVTVANQVLKEGDVISIDGFTGEVFKGKVEERPSEILQVLINKTLKPAESETYKRYEQLMTWVDEHRKLKVRTNADEPKQALEAISFGAEGIGLCRTEHMFFDHIDDFREMILADTLEDREKALAKLLPFQRKDFDGLFRAMDGRPVTIRLLDPPLHEFLPHSAAEQEALGKKINIPAATIAQRVTELHEFNPMLGHRGCRLGIVYPEITRMQARAIFEAACDVKKAGINVEPEVMVPLVGFEAELKDQEQIIRETATTVFAEKKIEIPYLVGTMIEVPRAAVVSEQIAKRAEFFSFGTNDLTQTTLGMSRDDYAGYINYYREHDIIGNDPFQTIDQAGVGELMKLGVAGGRKARPNLKIGICGEHGGDPASVHFCHNIGLDYVSCSPFRVPIARLAAAQAAVVKK, from the coding sequence ATGGCTAGCAATGTGAAATATGTCTATTCGTTCGGCCGCAATGGCAGTGATGGCGACGCCAAGTTGCGCGACCTGTTAGGTGGTAAAGGGGCGAATCTGGCGGAAATGACCAAGATCGGTCTGCCGGTCCCCGCCGGGTTCACCATTGGCACGAACGTCTGCACCTACTACTACGATCACGATAGGAAATATCCGCCCGAGCTGCGCGACGCGGTCACGGCCGCTATGGCCAAGATCGAAGCCGAGATGGGAGCCAAATTCGGCTCGACCACGAACCCGCTGTTGGTTTCGTGCCGTTCGGGTGCGCGCGAATCCATGCCCGGCATGATGGACACGGTGCTCAACATCGGTCTCAATGATCAGACGGTCGAAGCCCTGGCCAAGGGGTCGGGCAATGAACGTTTTGCCTGGGATAGCTACCGCCGCTTCGTGCAGATGTACGGCGACGTGGTGCTGGACATGAAGCCCAAGAGCAAGATGGACCACGACCCGTTCGAGGAGCTTCTGGACGCCAAGAAGAAAAAGGTCGGCGTGAAAAACGATTCCGACCTCACGGCCGCACATCTCAAGGAGCTGGTCGCCGAATTCAAGCAGGCCATCAAGCGCGGCACGGGCAAGGATTTCCCCACTGAGCCTATGGACCAGGTATGGGGCGCGATCGGCGCTGTGTTCGGCAGCTGGATGAACGATCGAGCGGTTGTGTATCGCCGCACCTACGGGATTCCGCACGAGTGGGGAACCGCCGTTAACGTGCAGGCAATGGTTTTCGGCAACCTCGGCGACGACTGCGCCACGGGCGTGGCTATGACCCGGGACGTGGCGCTCGGTTTGCCGGGGCTCAACGGCGACTACTTGATCAACGCCCAAGGAGAAGACGTGGTGGCCGGCATCCGCACTCCCAAGCGGATCGAAGAGACGCTCGAAAAGGACATGCCCAAGGCCTATCACGAGCTGAACGAGATCGGCAAGAAGCTGGAGAAGCACTACAAGGAAGTGCAGGATATCGAATTCACCGTGCAGCGCGACCGGGTGTGGATGCTGCAAACCCGCAACGCCAAGCGGACCGGCTTCGCCGCCGTGCGGATCGCGGTCGACCTGGTGAACGAGGGCTTGATCACTAAGCAAGATGCCCTGCAGCCGAAGCGCATTCCGGCAGACGATCTGAATCAGCTTTTGCAGCCGATCTACGACCCGCAAAGCAAGAAGGCCGCGCTGGCCGAAGGGCGCATGCTGGCAAAGGGTATCAACGCCGGGCCGGGAGCCGCCTCGGGCAAGATCTGCTTCCATGCCTCGGATGCCGAGGCCCAGTGGCTGAAAGACAACAAGGTCGAGCTGATTTTGGTGCGCCGCGAAACCAGCCCCGAAGATCTACGCGGTATGAAGATCGCCAAGGGCATCCTCACCGCCTTTGGCGGCGCCAGCTCGCACGCGGCATTGGTCAGCCGACAAATGGGCAAGGCCTGTATCGTGGGCTGCTCGGATCTCTCTGTCGATTACCACAAGGCGACGGTCACCGTTGCCAACCAGGTGCTCAAGGAGGGAGACGTCATCTCGATTGACGGCTTTACCGGCGAGGTTTTCAAGGGGAAGGTGGAAGAGCGCCCCAGTGAGATCTTGCAGGTGCTGATCAACAAGACACTCAAGCCGGCTGAATCGGAAACCTACAAACGCTACGAGCAGCTGATGACCTGGGTCGACGAGCATCGCAAGCTGAAGGTGCGAACCAATGCCGACGAACCGAAGCAAGCGCTGGAAGCGATCTCGTTCGGGGCCGAAGGAATTGGTTTGTGCCGCACCGAGCACATGTTCTTCGATCACATCGACGACTTCCGCGAGATGATCCTGGCCGACACGCTCGAGGATCGCGAGAAAGCGCTCGCCAAGCTGCTTCCGTTCCAACGGAAGGATTTCGACGGATTGTTCCGTGCTATGGACGGACGACCGGTCACGATCCGCTTGCTCGACCCCCCTTTGCACGAGTTCCTACCCCACTCGGCGGCCGAGCAAGAGGCGCTGGGCAAGAAGATCAACATTCCCGCGGCCACGATTGCGCAACGGGTGACGGAGTTGCACGAGTTCAACCCGATGCTCGGTCATCGCGGCTGCCGATTGGGAATCGTCTATCCGGAAATCACGCGGATGCAGGCCCGCGCCATCTTCGAAGCCGCTTGCGACGTGAAGAAGGCCGGTATCAACGTCGAGCCCGAAGTCATGGTCCCGCTGGTTGGCTTCGAGGCCGAGCTGAAGGATCAAGAGCAGATCATCCGCGAAACGGCCACCACGGTCTTTGCCGAGAAGAAGATCGAGATTCCCTATCTCGTCGGCACGATGATCGAGGTGCCGCGGGCGGCCGTGGTATCTGAGCAGATTGCCAAGCGGGCCGAGTTCTTCAGCTTCGGCACCAACGACCTGACGCAGACCACGCTCGGCATGAGCCGCGACGACTATGCCGGCTATATCAACTACTATCGCGAGCACGACATCATCGGCAACGATCCGTTTCAGACGATCGACCAGGCCGGCGTCGGCGAGCTGATGAAGTTGGGCGTGGCCGGAGGCCGCAAGGCGCGACCGAACTTGAAGATCGGCATTTGCGGCGAACACGGCGGAGACCCGGCGAGCGTTCACTTCTGCCACAACATCGGCCTGGACTACGTCAGCTGCTCGCCATTCCGCGTGCCCATCGCACGCCTGGCGGCTGCCCAAGCCGCCGTGGTGAAGAAGTAG
- a CDS encoding DedA family protein yields MFDILQLEHASYLGIIAVLILTGSGLPVPEEVPIVVAGVAAYHGQLNPWLALASCFVGAILGDCVMYSIGYHFGHSVLREHPWFARFLKPEREAHIEQLINQHGWKIFFLTRFLVGLRSPVYLTAGILRMSFRRFVLVDLFCAAIVICTFFGLSYFFAERITDWFQRIRNAEVALTVCLVAAVGAVALFFYVRHRRRLARIRVRRQLRSVRLDARERGPERKTAG; encoded by the coding sequence ATGTTTGACATCCTCCAATTAGAGCACGCTTCGTACCTCGGCATCATCGCCGTCCTGATCCTGACGGGATCGGGGCTGCCCGTGCCTGAAGAGGTGCCCATTGTCGTAGCCGGGGTGGCCGCGTATCACGGCCAATTGAACCCTTGGCTGGCGCTGGCCTCGTGCTTCGTCGGCGCCATCTTGGGCGACTGCGTGATGTACTCGATTGGCTATCATTTTGGCCATAGCGTGCTGCGCGAGCATCCTTGGTTTGCACGGTTTCTCAAGCCCGAGCGCGAAGCCCACATCGAGCAACTCATTAATCAGCACGGTTGGAAGATATTCTTTCTGACGCGGTTTCTGGTCGGTCTGAGGTCGCCCGTCTATTTGACGGCGGGGATCCTACGGATGTCGTTCCGTCGCTTCGTGCTGGTTGATTTGTTTTGTGCGGCGATCGTCATCTGCACGTTCTTTGGGCTGAGTTATTTCTTCGCCGAGCGGATTACGGATTGGTTTCAGAGAATTCGCAACGCCGAAGTGGCGTTGACCGTTTGCCTCGTGGCGGCCGTGGGAGCGGTGGCGTTGTTCTTTTACGTCCGCCATCGGCGACGGCTGGCGCGGATTCGCGTGCGCAGGCAATTGCGTTCCGTACGATTGGATGCGCGGGAGCGCGGGCCCGAGAGAAAGACCGCCGGCTGA
- the fbp gene encoding class 1 fructose-bisphosphatase, with translation MFEKNVFLTAQQHIQDEQRRHRPHASGEFSWLLSGITLATKVVAAQIRRAGLVDVLGTTGTTNVQDEVVQKLDVLANQALLTCLGNRGNVGVLASEENEDPVVVLRDPAYGKYVVIFDPLDGSSNIDVNVSVGTIFSIFRRQLDGAALRSPEDDVLQQGLKQVAAGYVVYGASTMLVYSTGYGVHGFTLDPSFGAYVLTHPNMTMPESGPYYSVNEANMASFPDAYRRFLTHLREGKAGRTYSSRYVGSLVADFHRTLLKGGIFLYPPTERHPTGKLRLMYEANPMAFLAEQAGGVATDGSRRILEIKPESLHQRTPLIVGSRKEATLLGEMLGNS, from the coding sequence ATGTTTGAAAAGAACGTCTTCCTGACTGCTCAGCAACACATTCAAGACGAGCAGCGACGCCACCGACCGCATGCCAGTGGCGAGTTCTCGTGGCTGCTGTCGGGTATCACGCTGGCGACCAAGGTGGTCGCCGCGCAGATCCGTCGCGCCGGGCTGGTCGACGTGCTCGGTACCACCGGCACGACCAACGTGCAGGACGAAGTGGTGCAAAAGCTCGACGTGCTGGCGAACCAGGCGCTGCTCACATGCTTGGGCAATCGCGGCAACGTGGGAGTGCTGGCCTCGGAAGAAAATGAAGACCCGGTGGTCGTGCTACGCGATCCGGCTTATGGCAAGTACGTGGTGATCTTCGATCCGTTGGATGGTTCGAGCAACATCGACGTGAACGTGAGCGTGGGGACGATCTTTTCGATCTTTCGCCGGCAACTCGACGGCGCGGCCTTGCGCAGCCCGGAAGATGACGTGTTGCAACAGGGCCTGAAGCAAGTGGCCGCGGGTTACGTGGTGTACGGCGCCTCGACGATGTTGGTCTACAGCACCGGCTATGGAGTGCACGGCTTCACGCTCGATCCCAGCTTTGGCGCGTATGTGCTCACGCACCCCAACATGACCATGCCAGAGAGCGGACCGTACTATTCGGTGAACGAAGCGAACATGGCCAGTTTCCCCGACGCATATCGACGCTTTCTTACGCATTTGCGCGAAGGGAAAGCGGGCCGCACGTATTCGTCGCGGTACGTCGGCAGTTTAGTGGCCGACTTTCATCGCACGCTGCTCAAAGGAGGCATCTTTCTGTATCCTCCGACCGAGCGTCATCCGACGGGTAAGCTGCGCCTGATGTACGAGGCCAACCCCATGGCATTTCTGGCCGAGCAGGCAGGTGGCGTGGCGACCGACGGCAGTCGACGCATCCTGGAGATCAAACCTGAGAGTCTGCACCAGCGCACGCCGCTGATTGTAGGGAGCCGTAAAGAGGCGACGCTGCTCGGTGAAATGCTGGGCAATAGCTAG
- a CDS encoding TIGR01777 family oxidoreductase: protein MKIVIPGGSGQVGNVLARYFHKSGHNVVVLSRQPRAAAWRNVYWDGETVGDWAAEFEQADAVINLAGRSVNCRYNNRHRRQIMESRVRSVRAVGAAINACQQPPRAWLQMSTATIYAHRYDAPNDELTGILGGNEPHAPDTWRFSIEVARAWEQTCDEFVTPQTRRLKLRLAMLMNVDRGGTFDLLLSLVRHGLGGKSGNGRQYMSWIHEQDFIRAVEWLIEHSEIEGVVNLAAPNPLPNADFMRGLRAAWGARFGLPATEWMLAIGTRLMRTESELILKSRRVVPGRLLEAGFAFDFPHWPAGARELCQRWRAGNARSAQNRSSVAANSAEQGAYSFSNTTNGAIGTRP, encoded by the coding sequence ATGAAAATTGTCATCCCCGGCGGCTCGGGCCAGGTAGGCAACGTGCTAGCCCGGTATTTCCATAAGTCCGGACATAATGTCGTCGTCCTAAGTCGGCAGCCACGAGCCGCCGCTTGGCGCAACGTCTATTGGGACGGTGAGACCGTCGGCGACTGGGCCGCGGAATTCGAACAGGCCGACGCCGTGATCAATCTGGCCGGCCGCAGCGTCAATTGCCGGTATAACAATCGCCATCGGCGGCAGATCATGGAATCTCGCGTGCGCTCGGTGCGGGCTGTCGGCGCGGCGATCAACGCCTGCCAGCAGCCGCCGCGCGCGTGGTTGCAAATGAGTACGGCCACGATCTACGCGCACCGCTACGACGCCCCTAACGACGAACTGACGGGCATTCTCGGCGGTAACGAACCGCACGCGCCCGACACCTGGCGTTTTAGCATCGAGGTGGCCCGTGCCTGGGAGCAAACGTGCGACGAGTTCGTCACACCTCAGACCCGCCGCCTCAAGCTTCGACTGGCGATGTTGATGAACGTCGATCGAGGCGGCACATTCGATCTGCTGCTGTCGCTCGTGCGTCACGGCCTGGGCGGCAAGTCGGGCAATGGCCGGCAGTACATGTCCTGGATTCATGAACAAGACTTCATCCGCGCGGTCGAGTGGCTGATCGAGCACTCGGAAATCGAGGGCGTGGTGAATCTGGCCGCGCCGAATCCCTTGCCTAATGCCGACTTCATGCGAGGGCTGCGCGCGGCGTGGGGCGCGCGTTTCGGCTTGCCGGCCACGGAATGGATGTTGGCGATCGGCACACGCCTGATGCGGACCGAATCGGAATTGATCCTGAAAAGCCGGCGTGTCGTGCCCGGGCGTTTGCTCGAGGCGGGGTTCGCCTTCGATTTCCCGCACTGGCCTGCGGGGGCGCGCGAACTATGCCAGCGTTGGAGAGCCGGCAACGCCAGGTCCGCGCAGAATCGGTCCAGCGTTGCTGCGAATTCGGCCGAGCAAGGCGCCTACAGCTTCAGCAACACCACGAACGGCGCCATCGGCACGCGTCCATAA